The Micromonospora sp. Llam0 genome includes a window with the following:
- a CDS encoding MFS transporter, which produces MTVTVAARGRTMPTLAALYVTQYLGFGFITVGLASILRSGGTSLDTLALLNLIGLIWPVKFLWAPILDRYGPRRGGHYRSWLLVLQSGMVLALLALLAADPATGRLGPIVLICALFVFLSATQDIAADAVAVRMLADSVRGTGNGIQVAASYVGNILGGGVCVVVYDRLGWQAAVGLLAALTATGLLVVWRFREPERIARPAGARQAYGALLSVLGQPGCRRWALGVVPLLYMGAGAAYGLVSPALVDAGWSLQRIGFVTGIVTSVPAVVAGLVAGGLVDRIGRAGVLVAGGGSLAVATVLLLPMLTGRAVGGFTTVALCCFMAAYTVANVALYTVNMDYSRPGTGGTDFTVLSSFGLVCSYLAAALGLTAAARVGYPAVAVAAIVLILAGVAVGVRHQRRFRPATGPAPFPEPTGSPGQRSDEHGVLAPAGEGHQVADVLPAQHPHAAQHPGVGIGDRQ; this is translated from the coding sequence ATGACCGTCACGGTCGCCGCCCGTGGGCGGACCATGCCGACCCTGGCCGCGCTGTACGTCACCCAGTACCTGGGATTCGGTTTCATCACCGTCGGGCTGGCCAGCATCCTGCGGTCCGGCGGCACCTCGCTGGATACTCTCGCGCTGCTCAACCTGATCGGTCTGATCTGGCCGGTCAAGTTCCTCTGGGCACCGATCCTGGACCGGTACGGCCCACGGCGTGGCGGCCACTACCGTTCCTGGCTGCTGGTGCTGCAGAGCGGCATGGTGCTGGCCCTGCTGGCCCTGCTCGCCGCCGACCCGGCGACCGGGCGACTCGGCCCGATCGTGCTGATCTGCGCGCTGTTCGTGTTCCTGTCCGCCACCCAGGACATCGCCGCCGACGCGGTCGCGGTGCGGATGCTGGCCGACTCGGTCCGGGGCACCGGCAACGGGATCCAGGTGGCGGCGAGCTACGTCGGCAACATCCTGGGCGGCGGCGTCTGCGTGGTGGTCTACGACCGGCTCGGCTGGCAGGCGGCGGTCGGCCTGCTCGCCGCGCTCACCGCGACCGGGCTGCTGGTGGTGTGGCGGTTCCGCGAGCCCGAGCGGATCGCCCGGCCGGCCGGGGCGCGTCAGGCGTACGGCGCGCTGCTGTCCGTCCTCGGCCAGCCCGGCTGCCGCCGCTGGGCGCTCGGCGTGGTGCCGCTGCTCTACATGGGTGCCGGGGCGGCCTACGGGCTGGTGTCACCAGCCCTGGTCGACGCCGGCTGGTCGTTGCAGCGGATCGGCTTCGTGACCGGGATCGTCACCAGTGTCCCGGCCGTCGTCGCCGGGCTGGTGGCCGGTGGTCTGGTCGACCGGATCGGCCGGGCCGGGGTGCTGGTGGCCGGTGGCGGGTCGCTGGCCGTCGCCACGGTGCTGCTGCTGCCGATGCTCACCGGACGGGCCGTCGGTGGCTTCACCACGGTCGCGTTGTGCTGCTTCATGGCCGCGTACACGGTGGCGAACGTCGCGCTGTACACGGTGAACATGGACTACTCCCGGCCGGGTACCGGGGGTACGGATTTCACGGTGCTGTCGTCGTTCGGGCTGGTCTGCTCCTACCTGGCCGCGGCGCTCGGCCTGACGGCGGCGGCCCGGGTCGGCTACCCGGCGGTCGCGGTGGCCGCGATCGTACTGATCCTCGCTGGCGTCGCCGTCGGCGTCCGCCACCAGCGCCGGTTCCGGCCGGCGACCGGCCCGGCGCCGTTTCCGGAACCGACCGGGTCACCAGGGCAACGGTCGGACGAACATGGCGTGCTGGCGCCAGCCGGGGAAGGGCACCAGGTCGCCGACGTGCTGCCAGCCCAGCACCCGCATGCTGCGCAGCACCCGGGTGTTGGAATCGGCGACCGCCAGTGA
- a CDS encoding aspartate aminotransferase family protein — MLERPMYPHLFGRHTVDTYVSSIDRTAAVLADRVRAVRQPYSGDAVAPLQAKVDGVDLDAPLGTTDAALDEIAGLYLDHAVWFHEPTYLAHLNCPVAIPALNAELLLAAVNTSVDTWDQSTTGTLIERRLIAWTAERIGFGPTADGVFTSGGTQSNLHGLLLAREDRLARADTDRATTLPRLRVLATAESHFSVGKSAGLLGLAADAVVPVATDSTGRMDPVALDAEIDRLLDQDLVPMAVVATAGTTDRGCVDPLAAIGTICRDRAVWLHVDAAYGCGLLVSTRHRHLLDGIAAADSVTVDFHKSFFQPISSSAIIVRNAPTMRRVAVHADYLNPRTATVPNQVDKSLQTTRRLDALKLWMTLRAIGADQLGEMFDRVVDLAQQAHGLLRELDDFELVMRPVLSTVLFRYRPDWLPVQDCDRLLPRLRARLFADGTAIIAGTVVDGHYWLKFTLLNPNTTVEDLRIVIELIRRAGQDLLDAEWDPALIAPEPVTPEVCANANV, encoded by the coding sequence GTGTTGGAGAGACCAATGTACCCGCATCTGTTCGGCCGGCACACGGTGGACACCTACGTGTCCAGCATCGACCGGACCGCAGCGGTTCTCGCCGACCGCGTACGGGCGGTCCGCCAGCCGTACTCCGGCGACGCCGTGGCACCACTGCAGGCCAAGGTCGACGGCGTCGACCTGGACGCGCCGCTCGGCACCACCGACGCCGCGCTGGACGAGATCGCCGGCCTCTACCTGGACCACGCGGTGTGGTTCCACGAACCCACCTACCTGGCCCACCTGAACTGCCCGGTGGCGATCCCCGCGCTCAACGCCGAGCTGCTGCTCGCCGCCGTCAACACCTCGGTCGACACCTGGGACCAGAGCACCACCGGCACGCTGATCGAGCGGCGGCTGATCGCCTGGACGGCCGAGCGGATCGGGTTCGGTCCGACCGCCGACGGCGTCTTCACCAGCGGCGGCACCCAGTCGAACCTGCACGGCCTGCTACTGGCCCGGGAGGACCGCCTGGCCCGCGCCGACACCGACCGGGCCACGACGCTGCCCCGGCTGCGGGTGCTGGCCACGGCGGAGAGCCACTTCAGCGTCGGCAAGTCCGCCGGTCTGCTCGGACTCGCCGCCGACGCGGTCGTCCCGGTCGCCACCGACAGCACCGGCCGGATGGACCCGGTGGCGCTCGACGCCGAGATCGACCGGCTGCTCGACCAGGACTTGGTGCCGATGGCGGTCGTCGCCACCGCCGGCACCACCGACCGGGGCTGCGTCGACCCGCTCGCCGCGATCGGCACCATCTGCCGCGACCGGGCGGTATGGCTGCACGTCGACGCGGCGTACGGCTGCGGTCTGCTGGTCTCCACCCGCCACCGGCACCTGCTCGACGGCATCGCCGCCGCCGACTCGGTGACCGTCGACTTCCACAAGAGCTTCTTCCAGCCGATCAGCTCCAGCGCCATCATCGTCCGGAACGCGCCGACCATGCGGCGGGTCGCGGTGCACGCCGACTACCTGAACCCACGAACCGCGACCGTGCCGAACCAGGTCGACAAGAGCCTGCAGACCACCCGCCGGCTGGACGCGCTGAAGCTGTGGATGACGTTGCGGGCGATCGGCGCCGACCAGCTCGGCGAGATGTTCGACCGGGTCGTCGACCTGGCCCAGCAGGCCCACGGCCTGCTCCGCGAACTCGACGACTTCGAACTGGTCATGCGGCCGGTGCTGAGCACCGTGCTGTTCCGGTACCGGCCGGACTGGCTACCGGTGCAGGACTGCGACCGGTTGCTGCCCCGGCTACGGGCCCGGCTGTTCGCCGACGGCACCGCGATCATCGCCGGCACCGTCGTCGACGGGCACTACTGGCTCAAGTTCACCCTGCTCAACCCGAACACCACCGTCGAAGACCTGCGTATCGTGATCGAGCTGATCCGCCGCGCCGGCCAGGACCTGCTCGACGCCGAATGGGATCCGGCGCTGATCGCCCCGGAGCCGGTCACCCCGGAGGTGTGCGCCAATGCGAACGTATGA
- a CDS encoding lysine N(6)-hydroxylase/L-ornithine N(5)-oxygenase family protein translates to MRTYDFVAVGLGPFNLGLACLTAPLDELDGLFLEQRDEFAWHPGLMIEGVTIQVPFLADLVTMADPTSPYSFLNYLKQTGRLYRFYIRENFYPLRAEYDAYCRWAAAQLPNVRFGSRVDRVEHDATTGDYLVRVTRSDAEATTTLRTRRLVLGIGTVPYRPAVVRDLPGPAVHSADYLANKARLQRLGSVTVVGSGQSAAEIYLDLLAEIDTHGYQLNWITRSPRFFPMEYTKLTLEMTSPEYVRYFHGLPAASRDRLNRDQRSLYKGISGDLVDTIFDTLYRKDVAGPVPTTMLTGTALTGADWDPDAGRYRLGLHHQEQDRDFTMDTDGLVLATGYRPAVPAFLDPVRDRIRWDEQGRFDVALGYTVDHGDREIFVQNAEEHTHSLTAPDLGMGPYRNSVIIANMLGREVYPIEQQIAFQQFGAPPDSDVPQAPSAPSAATGPVATQRQEALIR, encoded by the coding sequence ATGCGAACGTATGACTTCGTCGCCGTCGGGCTCGGGCCGTTCAACCTCGGCCTGGCCTGCCTGACCGCGCCGCTCGACGAGTTGGACGGGCTGTTCCTGGAGCAGCGTGACGAGTTCGCCTGGCATCCCGGACTGATGATCGAAGGGGTCACCATCCAGGTGCCGTTCCTGGCCGACCTGGTGACGATGGCCGACCCGACGTCGCCGTACTCGTTCCTCAACTATCTGAAGCAGACCGGCCGGCTGTACCGCTTCTACATCCGGGAGAACTTCTACCCGCTGCGCGCCGAGTACGACGCGTACTGCCGCTGGGCGGCGGCCCAGTTGCCCAACGTCCGGTTCGGCAGCCGGGTCGACCGGGTCGAGCACGACGCCACGACCGGCGACTACCTGGTACGGGTCACCCGGTCCGACGCCGAGGCGACCACGACGCTACGGACCCGGCGGCTGGTGCTCGGCATCGGCACCGTGCCGTACCGCCCGGCGGTGGTCCGGGACCTGCCCGGCCCGGCCGTGCACAGCGCCGACTATCTGGCGAACAAGGCCCGACTGCAGCGCCTCGGGTCGGTCACCGTGGTCGGCAGCGGGCAGAGCGCCGCGGAGATCTACCTCGACCTGCTGGCGGAGATCGACACCCACGGCTACCAGCTCAACTGGATCACCCGGTCACCCCGGTTCTTCCCGATGGAGTACACCAAGCTCACCCTGGAGATGACCTCACCGGAGTACGTCCGCTACTTCCACGGGCTGCCGGCGGCCAGCCGGGACCGGCTCAACCGGGACCAACGCAGCCTCTACAAGGGCATCAGCGGCGACCTGGTGGACACCATCTTCGACACGCTCTACCGCAAGGACGTCGCCGGCCCGGTACCGACCACCATGCTCACCGGCACCGCGCTGACCGGCGCCGACTGGGACCCCGACGCCGGACGGTACCGGCTCGGCCTGCACCACCAGGAGCAGGACCGCGATTTCACCATGGACACCGACGGCCTGGTGCTGGCCACCGGCTACCGGCCGGCCGTGCCGGCGTTCCTGGACCCGGTCCGCGACCGGATCCGGTGGGACGAGCAGGGCCGGTTCGACGTAGCGCTCGGCTACACCGTCGACCACGGCGACCGGGAGATCTTCGTGCAGAACGCCGAGGAGCACACCCACAGCCTCACCGCACCCGACCTGGGCATGGGCCCCTACCGCAACTCGGTGATCATCGCCAACATGCTCGGCCGCGAGGTCTACCCGATCGAGCAGCAGATCGCCTTCCAGCAATTCGGCGCGCCGCCGGACAGCGACGTACCACAGGCACCATCGGCGCCGTCGGCCGCGACCGGTCCGGTGGCCACGCAGCGGCAGGAGGCGCTGATCCGGTGA
- a CDS encoding GNAT family N-acetyltransferase, with protein MTVEPLDVAGHADLLHAWITHPRSVFWGMPDADLDTVRREYQRIDANPHHHAWLGRLDGVPLFLTETYEPAHSELADHYPVQPGDVGMHVLVAPPGGEPRHGVTSAVMRTVMTFVFADPAHHRVVVEPDVRNEAIAAKNAEAGFVVDRLIQLSDKQARLSFCSRSAFSASRLGGAGGSAVESPMTPPAHLAPGPIAAAHRQLVAKAIAEFSHERLIQPRPDGTLPPGPGGDGYRLTTGDRVAYRFRARRYALDHWLIDAASLTREVDGGPAELDALDLVVELRETLGIPAKLLGTYLEEISATLAGAAWKYHHRRERAADLVHADFQTIESAMTEGHPLFVANNGRIGFGLTDHAAYAPEAGAPVRLVWLAVRRDLSTFTAGRGVDEQTHYLAELGADTLHRFADRLCDLGLDPSGYRYLPVHPWQWEHKVGITFAADVASRAIVPVGTGPDRYRAQQSIRTFFNLDAPHRHYVKTALSIQNMGFMRGLSPAYMRATPPINDWVADLVAADDTLRDCGFEVLRELASVGYTGDAYHRSGAPVSAYQRMLAALWRESPAPRIAPGQRLATMASLLHRDRDGAHLATALIAASGLPAADWLARYLRAYLRPLLHCLLGHDLAFMPHGENLILVLEDHVPVRVFMKDIGEEVVAMHDRELPATVERIRMPVDDDFRVLAVFTDVFDGFLRFLAAILDADDVLPADRFWQLVAACVRQHGGDHPQLRDRLDLFAPTFRHSCLNRLQLRNTLQMVDLTDQAGSLIFVGVQDNPIAAVAAPAP; from the coding sequence ATGACCGTCGAACCGCTCGACGTCGCCGGTCACGCCGACCTGCTGCACGCCTGGATCACCCACCCCCGGTCGGTGTTCTGGGGGATGCCCGACGCCGACCTCGACACCGTACGGCGCGAGTACCAGCGCATCGACGCCAACCCGCACCATCACGCGTGGCTCGGCCGGCTCGACGGCGTACCGCTGTTCCTCACCGAGACCTACGAACCCGCGCACAGCGAACTCGCCGACCACTACCCCGTACAGCCCGGTGACGTCGGGATGCACGTGCTGGTCGCGCCGCCGGGCGGCGAGCCCCGGCACGGGGTGACGTCGGCGGTGATGCGGACGGTGATGACCTTCGTCTTCGCCGACCCGGCGCACCACCGGGTCGTCGTCGAACCCGACGTCCGCAACGAGGCGATCGCCGCGAAGAACGCCGAGGCCGGCTTCGTCGTCGACCGGCTGATCCAACTGTCCGACAAGCAGGCCCGGCTCAGCTTCTGTTCCCGGTCCGCGTTCAGTGCCAGCCGGCTGGGCGGTGCCGGCGGATCCGCTGTGGAGAGCCCGATGACGCCCCCCGCCCACCTCGCGCCGGGCCCGATCGCGGCCGCCCACCGCCAGCTGGTCGCCAAGGCCATCGCCGAGTTCAGCCACGAACGGCTGATCCAGCCCCGACCCGACGGCACGCTCCCGCCCGGTCCCGGCGGCGACGGTTACCGGCTGACGACCGGCGACCGGGTCGCGTACCGGTTCCGGGCCCGCCGGTACGCCCTCGACCACTGGCTGATCGACGCCGCGTCGCTGACCCGCGAGGTCGACGGCGGCCCGGCGGAGCTGGACGCCCTCGACCTGGTCGTCGAGCTGCGGGAGACGCTGGGCATCCCGGCGAAGCTGCTCGGCACCTACCTGGAGGAGATCAGCGCCACCCTGGCCGGTGCCGCCTGGAAGTACCACCACCGGCGGGAACGCGCCGCCGACCTGGTGCACGCCGACTTCCAGACCATCGAGTCGGCGATGACCGAGGGGCACCCGCTGTTCGTCGCCAACAACGGCCGGATCGGCTTCGGCCTGACCGACCACGCGGCCTACGCGCCAGAGGCCGGCGCCCCGGTACGGCTGGTCTGGCTGGCGGTCCGCCGGGACCTGAGCACCTTCACCGCCGGGCGGGGCGTCGACGAGCAGACGCACTACCTGGCCGAGTTGGGCGCAGACACGCTGCACCGGTTCGCCGACCGGCTGTGCGACCTCGGCCTCGACCCGAGCGGCTACCGGTATCTGCCGGTGCACCCGTGGCAGTGGGAACACAAGGTCGGCATCACCTTCGCCGCCGACGTGGCGTCCCGGGCCATCGTCCCGGTCGGCACCGGCCCGGACCGGTACCGGGCGCAACAGTCGATCCGTACCTTCTTCAACCTCGACGCGCCGCACCGGCACTACGTCAAGACCGCGCTGTCCATCCAGAACATGGGCTTCATGCGCGGGCTGTCGCCGGCGTACATGCGGGCCACCCCGCCGATCAACGACTGGGTCGCCGACCTGGTCGCCGCCGACGACACGCTGCGCGACTGCGGGTTCGAGGTGCTACGGGAACTGGCGTCGGTCGGCTACACCGGCGACGCGTACCACCGCAGTGGGGCACCGGTCTCGGCGTACCAGCGGATGCTCGCCGCGTTGTGGCGGGAAAGCCCGGCGCCTCGGATCGCGCCCGGGCAGCGGCTGGCCACCATGGCCAGCCTGCTGCACCGCGACCGCGACGGCGCGCACCTGGCCACCGCGCTGATCGCGGCGTCCGGCCTGCCGGCCGCCGACTGGCTGGCCCGCTACCTGCGGGCCTACCTGCGCCCGCTGCTGCACTGCCTGCTCGGCCACGACCTGGCGTTCATGCCGCACGGGGAGAACCTGATCCTCGTGCTGGAGGATCACGTACCGGTCCGGGTGTTCATGAAGGACATCGGCGAGGAGGTCGTCGCCATGCACGACCGGGAGCTGCCGGCCACGGTCGAGCGGATCCGAATGCCGGTCGACGACGATTTCCGGGTGCTGGCCGTCTTCACCGACGTCTTCGACGGTTTCCTGCGCTTCCTGGCGGCGATCCTGGACGCCGACGACGTGCTGCCGGCGGACCGGTTCTGGCAGCTGGTCGCCGCGTGCGTCCGTCAACACGGCGGCGACCACCCGCAGCTGCGGGACCGGTTGGACCTCTTCGCGCCCACCTTCCGGCACTCCTGCCTGAACCGGTTGCAGCTGCGCAACACGCTGCAGATGGTCGACCTGACCGACCAGGCCGGGTCGTTGATCTTCGTCGGGGTGCAGGACAACCCGATCGCCGCCGTCGCGGCCCCGGCCCCGTGA